In the Salvelinus fontinalis isolate EN_2023a chromosome 34, ASM2944872v1, whole genome shotgun sequence genome, one interval contains:
- the LOC129833803 gene encoding uncharacterized protein K02A2.6-like codes for MENGAEKPIGFMSRTLSPVEKKYSQLDKEGLAVIFGIQRFHKYLYGRTFTIMTDHKPLISLFHEQKPIPQMVSPRVQCWNVWLRAYEYRIIYKPGRYHGNADALSRLPVPEIIIQEEENDQVLMIDVLDDAPVNTAQIRQWTSKDVTLSQVHEFILKGWPTVTEPQIMPYYTRRLALSVRDGCVLWGSRVVIPPQGRGLLLKLLHQSHPGMSRMKGLARSYVWWPKMDHDVEKEVSRCEDCQSNRKSPPTAPLHPWEWPEKPWTRLHVDYAGPFLGKMFLVLIDSHSKWMDVYPMNTSTSFATIEKLRQSFSVMGLPQMLVSDNATCFTSTEFTSFMKQNGIQHVTSAPFHPSSNGLAERAVQTLKEGMRKMQGPSIETKVSRFLFSYRITPQATTGLSPAEMLMSRRLRSTLDLIRPDLKMKIQQKQWNQKCNHDTRAKLRSFSPGDDVYTRNYGFGLKWIPATIEDCSGPVSYTVIIGSGQRLRRHVDQIRARIPVPSGDLDKFLNEQDRTLERSPELQLDKPPETNNAQLPETTSPG; via the coding sequence ATGGAGAATGGTGCAGAGAAACCTATCGGGTTCATGTCAAGAACGTTGTCGCCAGTGGAGAAAAAGTACTCTCAGCTGGACAAGGAAGGACTGGCTGTCATATTCGGAATACAGAGATTCCACAAGTACTTGTACGGGAGAACATTCACTATTATGACGGATCATAAGCCTCTGATCTCTCTGTTCCATGAACAAAAGCCAATACCACAAATGGTCTCTCCAAGAGTTCAATGTTGGAATGTGTGGCTCAGGGCCTACGAGTACAGAATCATTTACAAACCAGGTAGATACCATGGGAATGCTGATGCTCTGAGTAGGCTGCCCGTTCCAGAAATCATCATTCAGGAAGAAGAAAATGACCAGGTTTTGATGATCGACGTGCTGGATGATGCACCGGTGAACACAGCACAAATCAGGCAATGGACTTCAAAGGATGTGACGTTATCACAAGTGCATGAATTTATCCTGAAAGGATGGCCTACAGTGACAGAGCCTCAGATCATGCCTTACTACACTCGCCGCTTGGCATTGAGTGTTCGAGATGGATGTGTTCTGTGGGGTTCAAGAGTAGTTATCCCACCACAAGGGCGGGGGTTGCTACTGAAGTTGTTGCATCAGTCGCATCCAGGTATGTCGAGGATGAAAGGCCTAGCGAGGTCATATGTCTGGTGGCCAAAGATGGACCACGATGTGGAAAAGGAGGTTAGCCGGTGTGAGGATTGTCAGAGTAACAGGAAGTCACCCCCCACCGCTCCATTACATCCTTGGGAATGGCCAGAAAAACCATGGACACGACTACATGTGGACTACGCTGGACCTTTCCTAGGGAAAATGTTCCTGGTGCTGATTGATTCTCATTCAAAGTGGATGGATGTTTACCCCATGAACACGTCAACATCGTTCGCTACGATTGAGAAGTTGAGACAAAGCTTCAGTGTTATGGGATTGCCTCAAATGTTGGTTAGTGACAATGCTACTTGTTTTACAAGCACTGAATTCACAAGTTTCATGAAACAAAATGGTATTCAGCATGTAACGTCGGCCCCTTTTCACCCATCTTCAAACGGATTAGCAGAACGTGCAGTTCAGACCTTGAAGGAGGGGATGAGGAAGATGCAAGGGCCCAGCATTGAAACAAAGGTGTCAAGATTCTTGTTTAGCTACAGGATTACTCCTCAAGCTACGACTGGGTTGTCACCTGCAGAAATGTTGATGTCAAGGAGGTTAAGGTCAACCTTGGATCTCATCAGACCAGACCTGAAAATGAAAATACAACAAAAGCAATGGAATCAAAAATGTAATCATGACACCCGAGCCAAACTCAGAAGTTTCTCACCTGGAGATGATGTCTACACAAGAAACTATGGGTTTGGTCTTAAATGGATTCCAGCTACCATTGAGGATTGCTCAGGACCAGTATCTTATACTGTGATTATCGGAAGTGGACAAAGACTAAGGAGACACGTGGATCAGATCCGAGCTCGAATTCCAGTTCCATCCGGAGATCTGGATAAATTCTTAAACGAGCAGGACAGGACATTGGAACGTTCCCCAGAGTTGCAGTTGGACAAACCACCTGAGACCAACAATGCTCAACTTCCTGAGACCACCAGTCCTGGATGA